Proteins co-encoded in one Pocillopora verrucosa isolate sample1 chromosome 1, ASM3666991v2, whole genome shotgun sequence genomic window:
- the LOC131786938 gene encoding NLR family CARD domain-containing protein 4, with the protein MATISSSSKETTNYARLCRLLVDVGSQVLRDVFEKLRPPGSLDTVLKTPSVSSTLTSLKKKRVLNHAQWTKLTSSSVASVDFDITLIAVLLRNICGLSAPVTGWNTPPSASDKTEAADITRIKIYRNEVYAHVNRASVDEAQFNGHWMNIKDPLVRLGGIKYEAIIDNLKTEGIDPEKEKVYQQLLKEWTEYEESVTEELGEIKEQLGTLNCKIQKLDEKLEMTLPLALPAEDLCLTNFRDRLEKRYNNLCQVRITPWDPDNTVQIDEIYTELFWVRDNKKPSGKKQEKLDDYSDILKELKSNRILVYGIPGIGKSTFAKKIAIDWVRGKKENLEKFDLLLMIPLRNVCHSKTFRNMLIEAKLFPAEDQKLVDALLRYILEHKDKVLLVLDGFDEYNAGEETPVVSRVWMGDELRDCFVILTTRPIREDDVKRYSSAQFQIKGFDQAQIKEFSMKLLEDEQEVQKFLDYIKIHKLKEISEIPLLLLMLCLVWKEKDREGLPEAKVHLYSNFIQTLLNHMAAKDADEEVTSIKGYGGDLEQVGELAFNALLNNSLEFDYEHFPNELLSSKLIRVGVIQIVKLFSAKPKKMVAFLHKSIQEFLAAWFIIHKILPSAKDNVTCIPTINSTRKVVDLLEVLKFVCEWSPEGSKAVQQHLASLRTNQNPPKDVQTETPFLEDLLSDDKKLSKLSLECFITTPTQFKGEVYPSLLKSLTGVLIIPDTLLPHVANGHFVKSEVLPESVLFDFQRRPSPKDRDHISSIMDDLNAIIVSSTGETKASDFVRRQGKTDILASLLLKRLEDKIYLYFSQIANVDVGTLRELAMPAPATFSHTRSNHKDVVVGDRAAEMDRQTRQHCFSLAKKIGIEDLEGDVIHIISNVLPLLSRPREIVLRSLKESSISQETGRVVSGINMTECLRRLKLHKTCLTEKSLSVLANALQKACNLQELVLSENPLGSSVRCLAANLRHVQQLTILELSDVLMEHEAFSDLADSLRHVPDLEVLSVSRNQLGTSILDLADNLKFVPRLTRLELGETHMDENGGRALSDCLQSLPRLQVLDISHNPLGSAVVVIADNLCKATSLTDLNMTDTKMGAEEATALGSSLMSLQNLTTLSIGSNQLAQGVSALVWRLSEKSKLKRLNMENVEMGEEDVENVAKTCKKIQSLAIVNDYLDETEESKKRQKEAVVNYDEDYFDDYQDHFLDNDYEDYSYGDWGDDNESNDEDSGDFYPEDDFDDDQDHFLDNDYEDYSSGDWRDDNDSNDEDNGDFYQEDDFDDDQDHFLDNDYEDYSSSNWDDDDDGNDEYDEDFY; encoded by the exons ATGGCGACAATCTCTTCTTCCAGCAAAGAAACAACTAACTACGCTCGGTTGTGTCGCCTGCTGGTGGATGTGGGTTCACAAGTACTCAGAGATGTATTCGAGAAACTGCGCCCTCCAGGAAGCCTTgacacagttttaaaaactcCTTCTGTAAGTTCCACGCTgacttcattaaaaaagaagcGAGTTCTTAACCATGCACAGTGGACGAAACTCACCTCATCGTCAGTGGCATCGGTGGATTTTGACATTACCCTGATAGCTGTCCTTCTTAGGAATATATGTGGCCTTTCCGCTCCGGTAACTGGCTGGAACACTCCTCCATCCGCATCAGACAAGACAGAGGCAGCCGATATTACACGTATCAAGATATACAGGAATGAAGTCTACGCCCACGTCAACCGTGCTTCTGTTGATGAAGCACAATTCAATGGGCATTGGATGAATATTAAGGACCCCTTGGTGAGACTTGGAGGAATAAAGTACGAGGCGATTATCGATAACCTGAAAACTGAGGGAATAGACCCAGAGAAGGAAAAAGTCTATCAACAGCTCCTCAAAGAATGGACGGAATATGAAGAAAGTGTCACAGAGGAACTTGGTGAGATTAAGGAACAGCTAGGGACCTTGAATTGCAAAATACAAAAGCTGGACGAGAAACTAGAAATGACGTTACCATTGGCACTCCCCGCGGAGGATCTCTGTCTAACAA ACTTTAGAGATCGTCTAGAGAAGCGGTATAACAACTTATGCCAAGTCAGAATCACCCCTTGGGATCCTGACAACACTGTACAAATTGACGAAATTTACACAGAGCTCTTTTGGGTCAGGGACAACAAGAAGCCAagtggaaaaaaacaagaaaaacttgatGATTATTCCGACATTCTAAAAGAGCTTAAAAGCAACAGAATCCTTGTATACGGTATACCGGGGATTGGAAAATCCACCTTTGCCAAAAAAATCGCCATCGACTGGGTAAGAGGTAAAAAGGAAAACCTAGAGAAATTTGATCTGCTGCTCATGATCCCGTTACGAAACGTTTGCCATAGTAAAACCTTCCGGAACATGTTAATTGAAGCCAAGCTGTTTCCCGCTGAAGACCAGAAGCTCGTCGACGCTCTCCTTAGGTACATTCTTGAGCACAAAGATAAAGTTTTGTTGGTTTTGGATGGTTTTGACGAGTACAATGCAGGTGAGGAGACTCCAGTTGTTAGCCGCGTATGGATGGGGGATGAGCTCCGAGACTGCTTTGTGATTTTGACAACGAGGCCAATAAGAGAGGATGATGTAAAGCGATACAGCAGCGCCCAGTTTCAGATAAAAGGATTTGACCAAGCCCAGATCAAAGAGTTTTCAATGAAGCTTTTAGAAGATGAGCAAGAAGTTCAGAAGTTTCTTGATTACATTAAGATCCACAAGCTGAAGGAGATTTCGGAAATTCCCCTGCTTTTGCTGATGCTTTGTTTAGTCTGGAAGGAGAAAGATCGCGAAGGGTTACCAGAGGCAAAAGTGCATCTTTACAGCAATTTCATTCAAACCCTTTTAAATCACATGGCCGCAAAAGACGCTGATGAAGAAGTTACGAGCATCAAGGGCTACGGTGGTGATCTTGAACAAGTAGGGGAACTGGCATTTAATGCTTTACTGAACAATTCTCTCGAGTTTGATTATGAACATTTTCCTAACGAGCTTCTGAGTAGCAAGTTGATCCGTGTTGGCGTAATTCAGATTGTAAAGCTCTTTAGTGCAAAGCCAAAGAAGATGGTTGCCTTCCTTCACAAATCCATTCAAGAATTCTTAGCAGCCTGGTTCATCATTCACAAGATACTTCCATCCGCTAAAGACAATGTCACTTGCATACCTACCATAAATTCAACCAGAAAAGTTGTCGACTTGCTCGAAGTCCTCAAGTTTGTTTGCGAATGGTCACCGGAAGGGTCGAAAGCTGTACAGCAGCATCTGGCATCTTTGAGGACTAACCAAAATCCTCCCAAAGACGTTCAAACAGAAACACCGTTCTTGGAGGATTTGCTGAGTGatgacaaaaaattatcaaagttGAGCCTTGAGTGTTTTATCACTACACCCACTCAATTTAAGGGCGAAGTGTACCCGTCGTTGTTGAAATCCCTTACGGGCGTTTTGATAATACCTGACACACTCCTGCCTCATGTGGCCAACGGACATTTTGTGAAGTCCGAAGTCCTGCCTGAGAGTGTACTATTTGATTTTCAGAGGCGTCCGTCTCCTAAGGACCGCGATCACATTTCCTCCATCATGGACGATCTTAACGCGATAATTGTAAGTTCTACTGGAGAAACGAAGGCTTCTGACTTTGTGAGAAGACAAGGGAAAACTGATATATTGGCCTCTCTCTTATTGAAACGCTTAGAAGATAAGATATATCTCTACTTCTCTCAGATTGCCAACGTTGATGTCGGAACGCTGCGGGAGCTTGCGATGCCAGCGCCAGCTACGTTTTCTCATACCCGTTCAAATCATAAAGATGTAGTGGTCGGTGACAGGGCAGCCGAGATGGATAGGCAAACTCGTCAGCACTGTTTTTCACTCGCAAAGAAAATTGGCATTGAGGATTTAGAAGGCGACGTCATCCACATAATTTCTAATGTTTTGCCTCTTCTTAGCAGACCAAGAGAGATAGTATTACGAAGCCTTAAAGAATCTTCTATATCTCAGGAGACAGGACGTGTAGTGTCAGGAATAAACATGACAGAGTGTCTTAGACGCCTGAAACTACATAAAACATGCTTGACGGAGAAATCTCTGTCTGTGCTAGCAAACGCCTTACAGAAAGCTTGTAACTTGCAAGAATTAGTCTTGTCAGAAAACCCACTGGGAAGCAGCGTGAGGTGCCTGGCAGCAAATCTTCGTCATGTGCAGCAGCTGACTATCTTGGAATTGTCAGATGTTCTCATGGAACACGAAGCCTTCTCAGATCTCGCCGATTCCTTGCGTCATGTTCCTGACTTGGAAGTTCTTTCTGTGTCTCGAAATCAACTCGGGACGTCGATCTTAGATTTGGCAGACAACTTGAAATTCGTTCCTCGATTGACTCGATTGGAGCTAGGAGAAACTCACATGGACGAAAATGGAGGAAGGGCTCTCTCTGACTGCTTACAATCTCTTCCACGGTTACAGGTGCTGGACATATCTCACAATCCACTGGGAAGCGCAGTTGTTGTGATTGCAGATAATCTTTGCAAAGCAACCTCCCTCACTGATCTCAATATGACTGACACAAAAATGGGCGCAGAGGAAGCCACAGCACTTGGTAGCTCACTTATGTCCCTTCAAAATCTTACAACACTGTCCATTGGGTCCAATCAACTAGCCCAAGGAGTCAGTGCTCTCGTCTGGCGTCTCTCTGAAAAATCAAAGTTGAAGCGACTCAACATGGAGAACGTAGAGATGGGTGAGGAGGATGTTGAAAATGTGGCAAAAACCTGCAAAAAAATCCAAAGCTTAGCCATTGTTAACGATTATCTT GATGAAACAGAAGAGTCGAAGAAAAGACAGAAGGAAGCTGTAGTAAATTACGACGAGGATTATTTTGATGACTATCAAGACCACTTTCTAGACAACGATTATGAAGATTATTCCTACGGCGACTGGGGAGATGACAACGAGAGTAATGACGAGGACAGTGGAGATTTTTACCCAGAGGATGATTTTGATGACGATCAGGACCACTTTCTAGACAACGATTATGAAGATTATTCCTCCGGCGACTGGAGAGATGACAACGACAGTAATGACGAAGACAATGGAGATTTTTACCAAGAGGATGATTTTGATGACGATCAGGACCACTTTCTAGACAACGATTATGAAGATTATTCCTCCAGCAACTgggacgatgacgatgacggtAATGACGAATATGATGAAGATTTTTACTaa
- the LOC131786944 gene encoding transmembrane channel-like protein 7, with product METVSLEMYPMGNIESMVEPRPYMQDLPSRLARHSASTVMRSQASIPRKSVGKTLQRTGALRRDGNLQSQQDEVSPGPVCDRQMFDCGFSALPEEVLEKVNFKAVPLPMSLKRRFKDSLRARAPTRISKGKALLMSVTKAWTRFRIAFKESLYSLQLWRGHLKEIEGQFGGGVVSYFVFLRWLMLLNLFVFMMEFGFVSLPTLVICSDTSANHANGHATNLTSCRYDSAYSASNKSDSGILTVVLDFFTGQGWISNTIMFYSTYPSDVIISQEGVRYLLPLAYLMTGGAYFLFCLLILVKSASSGLKQGYIDSEGVFNSFSNRLFSAWDYCICERSAAIHKKQIIVKDFCFELEEEERLRRILNRTKKQKTALYGTRIIINLFIVPALWYVSFVLVFGVIFSKKVTEKGRNQFEQMLIRSSLSLAITIPNLVLPPLFEFLSVFEDWGPKFELGLNLLRRICVKLPSIAMLMILLYKDLGERIQDDSLPLSAHCGQCWENEIAAQMYMLVWVDFFVVLLITLGVETFRKLLYKHCSCFRKIGMAQFDISRNVIDLAYGQCLILIGTFFSPILPVIGVLKLIVFFYVKKLSLFHNNRLPDKPFQGAKLSSIFALLLLVTFLMSTGLVGWGVTKVPTSYCGPFKNTECSKEKFIIDELSFVVSRWPESIHATLRFMRTAAFLLPVMMVVLSLLYYYRSMAHEHQQVIKTLKDYLIVEGQFKKKLHSQLMSQPYSGINERKRSERYNEEDILLASLSD from the coding sequence ATGGAGACTGTATCGCTTGAGATGTATCCAATGGGAAACATTGAAAGTATGGTTGAACCAAGACCATACATGCAAGACCTTCCTAGTCGTCTGGCTCGCCATTCCGCTTCTACTGTGATGAGGAGTCAGGCCTCTATACCGCGGAAAAGCGTTGGGAAAACACTCCAACGAACTGGCGCTTTGAGAAGAGATGGAAATTTGCAAAGCCAGCAAGACGAAGTTTCGCCAGGGCCTGTGTGCGACCGCCAAATGTTCGACTGTGGGTTTTCGGCATTGCCTGAAGAAGTCTTAGAGAAAGTGAATTTCAAAGCCGTCCCTTTACCGATGTCACTCAAACGCCGGTTCAAGGATTCTCTTCGGGCAAGAGCTCCTACGAGAATTTCGAAAGGGAAAGCTTTGCTGATGAGTGTAACTAAGGCATGGACTCGCTTTCGAATCGCTTTTAAAGAAAGCCTTTATTCTCTGCAGCTTTGGCGCGGACACCTCAAAGAAATTGAAGGCCAGTTCGGCGGCGGTGTAGTCTCGTACTTCGTATTTCTTCGCTGGCTAATGTTGCTAAATTTATTTGTCTTCATGATGGAGTTCGGCTTTGTTTCTCTTCCAACGCTAGTGATCTGTTCTGACACGTCTGCGAATCACGCGAACGGTCACGCAACTAACCTGACAAGCTGTAGATACGACTCTGCTTATTCCGCTTCAAACAAATCGGACAGCGGTATACTGACTGTAGTGTTAGACTTCTTTACGGGGCAAGGTTGGATCAGTAACACAATTATGTTCTACAGTACTTATCCGTCGGATGTTATTATATCCCAGGAGGGGGTGAGATATCTCTTACCGTTAGCTTACCTGATGACCGGGGGCGCGTACTTCCTATTCTGTCTCCTCATCTTAGTAAAGAGTGCATCGAGCGGCCTAAAACAAGGGTATATCGATAGTGAGGGCGTGTTTAACTCATTTTCTAACCGCCTGTTCTCTGCATGGGATTACTGTATTTGTGAACGGAGTGCAGCTATACATAAAAAGCAGATTATCGTTAAGGACTTTTGCTTTGAATtggaggaagaagaaagatTGAGACGAATTCTAAACCGtacaaagaaacagaaaacgGCCTTATATGGAACTCGGATTATCATTAATCTGTTCATTGTCCCAGCTCTTTGGTACGTGTCATTCGTGCTCGTGTTCGGCGTCATCTTCTCCAAAAAGGTCACTGAAAAAGGAAGGAATCAGTTCGAGCAAATGCTGATTCGATCGTCGTTGTCTTTAGCTATAACAATACCGAACCTTGTCCTTCCACCGTTGTTCGAGTTCTTGTCGGTATTTGAGGACTGGGGCCCAAAATTTGAATTGGGGCTGAACCTTTTGCGGAGAATTTGTGTCAAGCTGCCTTCCATTGCGATGTTAATGATCCTCCTGTATAAGGACCTTGGTGAACGCATCCAGGACGACTCGTTGCCGCTATCAGCGCATTGCGGACAATGTTGGGAAAACGAGATCGCTGCGCAGATGTACATGCTTGTCTGGGTcgatttctttgttgtgttaCTAATTACCCTCGGCGTTGAAACGTTTAGAAAGCTTCTTTACAAACACTGCAGCTGTTTCCGCAAAATTGGAATGGCACAGTTCGATATTTCTCGCAATGTCATCGACTTGGCGTACGGACAGTGTTTGATTCTGATTGGCACGTTTTTCAGCCCCATTCTCCCCGTCATCGGTGTCCTGAAACTAATCGTGTTTTTCTATGTAAAGAAATTGAGCCTGTTTCACAACAATCGACTGCCTGACAAACCCTTCCAAGGCGCGAAGCTGAGTTCTATTTTCGCGCTTCTCCTACTCGTCACGTTTTTAATGTCCACAGGGCTTGTTGGTTGGGGCgtgacaaaagtgccgacatCTTACTGCGGACCGTTCAAGAATACGGAATGCAGCAAAGAGAAATTTATCATCGATGAATTATCCTTCGTGGTCTCGCGGTGGCCTGAGTCGATTCATGCGACACTGCGGTTCATGCGCACAGCGGCGTTCCTCCTTCCCGTCATGATGGTGGTATTGAGCCTACTCTACTATTACCGCTCAATGGCTCATGAGCACCAACAAGTGATTAAAACATTGAAGGATTATCTCATCGTTGAGGGACAGTTTAAGAAGAAACTACACTCTCAGTTAATGTCCCAGCCATATAGCGGTATAAACGAGCGGAAGAGATCTGAAAGATACAACGAAGAGGACATATTGTTGGCCTCCCTGTCAGACTGA
- the LOC131786946 gene encoding E3 ubiquitin-protein transferase MAEA: protein MADIKALEYSTLKVPYEILNKKFRAAQKVIDREVSLVHSATNDLTNGLGSVPVKVGEITGFLDGVVQKLQSLKRKSEECLSQEEGCLRHCRARLDHIKEHANGRKSAMLVWKKKRLDRMLVDHCLRSGYYETAIKLAKDSQIEEFVDIELFLVSRKVEESLLRREIGPCLAWCYENKSKLRKFKSNLEFNVRMQEFIELVRRGDKMEAVRYARKHFPPANVDGTMTKEIQRAMALLAFKPGTSCSPYRELFDLERWGQLVMQFRRENFQLHQLNDQSALAVTLQAGLSALKTPHCYQEGHKSSECPVCSHPLNILGRPLPYAHCAQSRLVCPMSGHIMNENNPPMVLPNGYVYGENALRGMANENDGRVTCPKTKETFRVDQADKVYVM, encoded by the exons ATGGCAGACATAAAAGCACTAGAATACTCCACCTTAAAG GTTCCATATGAGATTCTCAACAAAAAGTTTCGAGCAGCGCAGAAGGTAATTGACAGAGAAGTATCACTTGTGCACAGTGCAACGAATGATTTGACGAATGGTCTGGGCTCGGTACCAGTCAAGGTGGGTGAGATCACTGGCTTCCTTGATGGAGTGGTTCAAAAACTGCAATCACTGAAAAGAAAG TCAGAAGAATGTCTTTCCCAAGAAGAAGGTTGCTTACGGCACTGTCGTGCACGCCTAGACCACATCAAAGAGCATGCAAATGGAAGAAAGAGTGCTATGTTGGTGTGGAAAAAGAAACGACTGGATCGAATGTTGGTGGATCATTGTCTTAGATCTGGGTACTATGAAACTGCAATTAAACTCGCAAAAGATTCACAAATTGAG gAATTCGTGGACATTGAATTATTCCTGGTCTCAAGGAAAGTAGAAGAGTCATTATTGAGGAGGGAAATTGGGCCTTGTCTAGCTTGGTGTTATGAAAACAAATCCAAACTAAGAAAATTCAAG AGTAACCTTGAATTTAATGTGAGAATGCAAGAGTTTATTGAACTGGTGAGGAGAGGTGACAAAATGGAAGCAGTTAG GTATGCTAGGAAGCATTTTCCTCCTGCAAATGTTGATGGTACAATGACAAAGGAGATCCAGAGAGCCATGGCTTTACTGGCTTTCAAACCAGGGACCAGCTGCTCTCCTTACAGG GAATTATTTGATCTGGAGAGATGGGGTCAGCTGGTGATGCAGTTCAGGAGAGAGAATTTCCAACTTCACCAGCTTAATGACCAATCAGCTTTGGCTGTCACATTGCAGGCAGGATTGTCTGCTCTCAAAACACC TCACTGTTATCAAGAGGGCCACAAGAGCTCTGAGTGTCCTGTCTGTAGTCACCCTCTGAACATCTTAGGGCGTCCTCTTCCGTACGCCCACTGCGCTCAGTCCAGGCTGGTGTGCCCCATGTCAGGGCATATCATGAACGAGAACAACCCTCCCATGGTACTTCCCAATGGATACGTATATGGAGAGAAT GCTTTACGGGGGATGGCGAACGAAAACGATGGTCGCGTTACTTGCCCTAAAACGAAGGAGACTTTTCGTGTGGATCAAGCTGACAAAGTTTACGTTAtgtaa